The region TTGATAGAGATTCGATGCTATCAGTTGATCAAGTTGCATTTGAACTGTTACATCTTGCTAGTCAACCGATTAATCAAATTATCGAGGATGTAACTCTGATGCCTTCTGCAGGGGCACTTTAAGCTTAGAGAAATTATAAATTATATCCTTGATTAATTTTGCTCTCTTATTTCGCGTACAAGAGATTCAACTTTATTGATATCTTTAATACCTGGAGATATCTCTAGTCGACTAGAGGCATCAACTCCATCAGGTCTAAGCTTAGAAAAAATTTCAGGTATTATTTCAGCAGATATTCCACCAGCTAAGATCCAAGGAGCTTTAAAAGTTTTATTAATTAGTAAGTCTATTGGGACTCTATTTCCAGTCCCTCCAAGTGATTTATTATCCCAGGCATCTATGAGAATAGCATCAATATTCTTCTCGTATTGACTTATTTTTTCTAAATCATGAATAGATTTTAACCTGAAAGCTTTCCATAATTTTATTGTTGGAAATTTATTCTTTAATTCACGACAATAATCAACTGATTCATTCCCATGTAATTGGATTACTGATGGAGGGGTTGATCTGTTATTTATACATTTGACTTCCTCTAGTTTTTCATTTGCTATTACTAGTACTTTTTCAATAATTGAAGAAGCTTTTTCTACTTCATTAAAAATTTTTATACATTCTTCTTCTTCTACAAAACGAGGTGAATTTTTAACGCCAATAACTCCAATAGCATTTATTTTTAATTGAGCTATAGATTTTGCTTGTGAAGCCTTTGTTAGTCCACAAATTTTTATTGCTGTTGACGTTTTAGAAGTGGATTTTCTGATCATTACCAGAACTTTTATTAGGATTGATTTAAATAGATTTTATTGAGAGATTGGAGGAATTTAAGCTTGGGTAGTTGGGAAGTTATGAAAATCAGAGGTATTCCTTTGAGAATCCATCCAAGTTGGTTTTTGGTCTTCTTATATTTTACTTTGTCAGCCAGAGATCAGTTCGAGTCTCTTTTGGATGGTCAAGCATCTGTATGGAATGGATGGGTGATTGGTGCTTTGACCTCTTCTCTTTTGTTTATATCTGTTTTATTGCATGAATTGGCTCATTCTTTTGTGGCAATTGGAGAAGGTCTAAAAGTTAGAAACATAACACTTTTTTTTCTTGGAGGTATGGCAAATCTTGAAAATGAATGTCCGACATCAAAAGGAAGTTTTAAAATCGCAATTTCAGGTCCCGCTGTTAGTCTTTTATTGGCTTTCTTAATGCTTTTATTAAGTAATAATTTATCAGTATCAAATATCATTCTGTCTAATTTATTTAAACAGGTTGGTAGTCTCAATCTTTTGATAGGTGTATTTAATTTGCTTCCGATAATTCCTCTTGATGGGGGCATAATATTAAAATCTTTAATTTGGTACTTTACAGGGAGTAAAAGAGCAGGGATTAAAGGAGCTATAGCTTCTGCAAGATTAATTTCTTTTCTAGCTATTTTTATTGGTATATTAAACTTATTTAGGGGCAACTTATATATTGCAATTTGCTTTTCTATAATTGGTTTATTTGTTTTTTCTTCATCTAAATCACAGAGCCAAATTATTCAAATACAAAAGATATTATCTGAATTACATGTAAATCAAGTTTGTAGTCGTTCATACAGGGTTCTAGAGGATCATTTGCCTGTGAAAGTTTTATCTAAATATAGTTCATTGAATAAAGCTAATATCTTGAATGAAGAATGGATTCTATTGTGCAGAGAAGGGCGATGGACCGGCTATGTTAATGAAAAAATCTTACAGAATATTTCTGTTCAATACTGGGATAAAAAATTTCTTTATGAGTTTTCTTCCCCAATAAATGAATTGCCATCAATTAGTGACAAAGAATCATTATGGAAGGCAATAATAAAAATAGAAAAAACAAATTATGGAAGACTACTGGTCCTATCAGTTTCTGGCCTTCCTCTTGGAACTTTAGATAGAGTAGATATAGGCAAAGCAGTACTAAAAAAAATAGGATTGAATCTTCCAGATCAATTAATTAAAATTGCAAGAAAAGATAATATTTATCCAATAGGATTAAATCTATTTAATATTGCCCAATCAATGGCTTCTAGTGATTTAGAAAAGGATCAATAATGATTTATTTTTTTGAATTTATCTATAGCCAAACTTTTTATTATCTCTTGATCTTTTTCATCTAATGTATAATTAGATAACTTTATGTTGGGCCATGTTTTGCCTATAGATTGTTTAAGAAAATTTATCACTTTCTCTTTCTCTTTGATTTCATTTTTTATCTTTGGTGGATCTGCGTTGAAAACTTTTTTCCATAATTGTTTTGACGGTTCCATTAAGATTTCTCCATGCTGAAGCAAGTGCCCCTTTTTCCAGTACTGAGCACTTCCAATATGCTTGTTTTTATCTTCATCAACCAAGTCAGCTAGTGTTGAAGTTGAAAAACAATTACTATTAGATATATTCACAGGTTGATTCCCAAAAAATAGATCTACGCCAGCTTTTTTAAAACCATCTTTTAGCCATTGCGTTGTCTTTAAATATGATTCTTTTTTATTTCTCGGTGGATATTTCCATATAAGAGCGTAAGTGAGTCCTCTGCTATGAAGAACAGCTTTCCCTCCACTAGGTCTTCTTACAATTTTTAACTGTTCATTTTTTAAAAGTTCAATCCATTTCCTTGGCAGTTCTTTTTGATTTTTTCCAATGGATAACCAGTCTCCATCCCATGTGTAAAAACGTATTGCCATATTAAAATTATGGTAAGTGAATGATTTCTCTAATAGGAAGAGATCAATTGCCATTTGCTCTGGCCCACTTAATTCAAGAGGATTTAAATAAAGGACTTCTTCTATATTGTTCATTTTAATTTTTAGTTTTTCATCATAAAAACGTCAGTTTATTTATACTCCTTTATTTATTTTCTTTTTGAATTTATAAATGCATTGGAAAAAGTCAAAGAATTGATTCCATTATTAATTAAGTTACCATGAAAAAATCGAGACATTTTAATTTGATTTGGGACAACCTCAACGAATCGAAGAGCCATTCAGAAGGAAGCGTTCAAAAAGAATTAACAAAAGCATTCCTTCAGTAAATAAAAAAATTGATGCTTTTACTAAAGTTTCTGAATTTCAGAAAGAAGAAGTTAGGCGAGAGCTTCTATATAGCTATGTGGGATTAATTTTGAAGTGTGGATTATTTATTGTATTTTCAACTAGCCTCGTGAACTTAGGACTTGCTTCTCATCAACGCGTGAATAGAAATCTAGAGTTGTCATATCTATTAGAAAAAGAATCAAAAAAACTTCACAAGTTAAGACTACGTTTTGATGAAATGTTTACTAATGGTGGAGAACAAAGTTTCTTTAAGGAGCAAGATCAGTGGATTACTCCAAATAGTGTCAGAGTTATCTGGCGATGATTAACTTTGCTTCTGTTCGGTTTAGATTTATGTTTGAAAATTGATTAAAAATAGTTTTTACTAAAGAATATGGCTCTAGTACAAGCTGCACCAGGAACTGTCTTAATTACTGGAACAACATCAGGAGTTGGACTATATGCAACAAAGTCTTTAGTAGAT is a window of Prochlorococcus marinus str. MIT 0917 DNA encoding:
- a CDS encoding phosphoribosylanthranilate isomerase translates to MIRKSTSKTSTAIKICGLTKASQAKSIAQLKINAIGVIGVKNSPRFVEEEECIKIFNEVEKASSIIEKVLVIANEKLEEVKCINNRSTPPSVIQLHGNESVDYCRELKNKFPTIKLWKAFRLKSIHDLEKISQYEKNIDAILIDAWDNKSLGGTGNRVPIDLLINKTFKAPWILAGGISAEIIPEIFSKLRPDGVDASSRLEISPGIKDINKVESLVREIREQN
- a CDS encoding site-2 protease family protein; the encoded protein is MGSWEVMKIRGIPLRIHPSWFLVFLYFTLSARDQFESLLDGQASVWNGWVIGALTSSLLFISVLLHELAHSFVAIGEGLKVRNITLFFLGGMANLENECPTSKGSFKIAISGPAVSLLLAFLMLLLSNNLSVSNIILSNLFKQVGSLNLLIGVFNLLPIIPLDGGIILKSLIWYFTGSKRAGIKGAIASARLISFLAIFIGILNLFRGNLYIAICFSIIGLFVFSSSKSQSQIIQIQKILSELHVNQVCSRSYRVLEDHLPVKVLSKYSSLNKANILNEEWILLCREGRWTGYVNEKILQNISVQYWDKKFLYEFSSPINELPSISDKESLWKAIIKIEKTNYGRLLVLSVSGLPLGTLDRVDIGKAVLKKIGLNLPDQLIKIARKDNIYPIGLNLFNIAQSMASSDLEKDQ
- a CDS encoding lipoate--protein ligase family protein codes for the protein MNNIEEVLYLNPLELSGPEQMAIDLFLLEKSFTYHNFNMAIRFYTWDGDWLSIGKNQKELPRKWIELLKNEQLKIVRRPSGGKAVLHSRGLTYALIWKYPPRNKKESYLKTTQWLKDGFKKAGVDLFFGNQPVNISNSNCFSTSTLADLVDEDKNKHIGSAQYWKKGHLLQHGEILMEPSKQLWKKVFNADPPKIKNEIKEKEKVINFLKQSIGKTWPNIKLSNYTLDEKDQEIIKSLAIDKFKKINHY